One stretch of Chryseobacterium indologenes DNA includes these proteins:
- a CDS encoding helix-turn-helix domain-containing protein, whose product MSLNERISKVIEYSQLTPSEFADEIDVQRSSISHITSGRNKPSLEFIIKIKSRFPELLWDWLVTGEGEMLKSEVPEIKISEEHSEDDHIRTTPLPDLFTMMNEDDEFGLDETETELPLTAPGESVIPNKDKAHEKISDSQRLENSPEDILSQVIGNQTNKIKRIVLFYENGKFESFEP is encoded by the coding sequence ATGAGTTTAAATGAAAGAATTTCAAAAGTTATAGAGTACTCCCAACTTACTCCCTCTGAATTTGCAGATGAAATCGATGTGCAACGCTCCTCAATTTCGCATATTACATCCGGAAGAAATAAACCATCGCTGGAGTTTATCATAAAAATAAAATCCCGTTTTCCTGAACTTCTTTGGGACTGGTTGGTTACTGGTGAAGGCGAAATGCTAAAATCAGAAGTACCGGAAATAAAAATTTCAGAAGAGCATTCTGAAGACGATCATATAAGAACAACTCCTCTACCCGATCTTTTCACGATGATGAATGAAGATGATGAGTTCGGATTGGATGAAACCGAAACTGAACTCCCTCTGACAGCTCCCGGAGAATCGGTTATACCGAACAAAGATAAAGCTCATGAGAAAATATCGGATTCTCAGCGATTAGAAAATTCACCTGAAGATATTTTAAGTCAAGTAATTGGAAACCAAACCAATAAGATAAAACGTATCGTTCTATTTTATGAAAATGGAAAATTCGAGAGTTTTGAGCCTTAA